ACCGGCACGCCGCGCGCCGCCGCGATCTCGGGCGTGACCTTGGGCGCAGGCAGCACGCCGCCGTGGCCGGGCTTGGCACCCTGGCTCAGCTTGATCTCGATCATCTTCACCTGCGGGTCGCGCGCATTGGCGGTGAAGCGCTCGGCGTTGAAGGTGCCGTCGTCGTTGCGGCAGCCGAAGTAGCCCGAGCCGATTTCCCAGATCAGGTCGCCGCCGTGCACCCGGTGGTGCTGCGAGATCGAGCCCTCGCCGGTGTCGTGCGCGAAACCGCCCATCTTGGCGCCCTGGTTGAGCGCGAGGATCGCGTTGGCCGATAGCGCACCGAAGCTCATGGCCGAGATATTGAAGACGCTCGCACTGTAGGGTTGCGTGCAGACCTGCGCCGGGTTCGCATCGGCCGGCTGCGGGGTGCCACCGATCACGATGCGGAAATCGTGGTTCGCAAGCTTGGTCGGCTGCATCGAATGGTTGATCCACTCGTAGCCCGCAATGGTCACATTGAGCTGCGTGCCGAACGGCCGGTTGTCCGGATCGCCCTTGGCGCGCTGGTAGACCAGCGAGCGCTGCGCGCGCGAGAAGGGGGCCGCTTCGGAGTCGCTCTCGATGAAGTACTGGCGCATTTCGGGCCGGATGAACTCCAGCAGAAAGCGCAGGTGGCCGATGACCGGGTAGTTGCGCAGGATCGCGTGCCGCGCCTGCCGCAGGTCGTGGATGCCGGTACCTGTAAGTACCGCGAACACCACCACGCCGATCCACGCAAGCCACAGATGCGGCGACACCAGCACGAAGGCCAGGCAGGCGACCAGGCCGACCACGCACAAGGCAAAGGCGCTGTAGCGCGCCGGAAACGGAATAATCGTGGGCATAGAAATAGATGACTCCGGGAGCCTGCTGCATCATAGAGGGCTGCCCCGAACCTGCCATGACGACTTCTCCCGATACCCCACAGACCCCCACCCCGCCCGCCCAGGAGCCCCTCGGCCCCGACGATTTCGATGCCCTCGACACCGCGCTGGACGCCATGCGCGAGCACGACGAGGAAATCCCCCAGTGGGAGTTCTGCGAGGGCTTCATGGCCGCGCTGATCTGCACCCGCCGGCCCATCGAACCCACCGAATACTGGCCCGTGCTGCTGGGCGACAACTTCGTGCCTGCCCAGCACATGGAGTTCGTCTGGAACTGGAAACGCCGCTGGCGCGAGATCGAAGAGGGTCTGGACGCCCCCGTCGAAACGCTGGACGACGAGCGCAGCTGGCAGCCCGAGGTGCTCGACACCCGCGGCGCCATCGCTTCGCTTCCCGAGGAAGAGCGCGCCGAAGTGGCCGGCGAGGAGATCCCTTCGTTCGCACAGGTCTGGGCGCTCGGCTTCATGTACGCGGTCGAGAACTGGCCTGAAGACTGGGCCACCCCGCGCGACAAGGACGCCGCGCAGATGCTCGACGACGCGCTCGACAACATCGTCGCGCTCACCGAGGACGACACCGCCAAGCCCACGCTCTCGATGTACAGCGACGATGCGCCGCCCAGCGTGAGCCAGCAGCGGCTGGACGACTTCGGCGCCGCCATCTGGGCGGTGTACGACCTGCGCCAGCTCTGGAAGAGCCTGGGGCCGAAGGTCGAGACGATCCGCAAGGAAGCGACGCCGGGCCGCAACGATCCGTGCCCCTGCGGCAGCGGAAAAAAGTACAAGAAGTGCCACGGTGCCGCCTAGCACCGGTCCGGACAGCGCCGCATCCCTGACGCCGCGCGCGGCCTGGGTGATGGTCCTGGCGCTGTGCGCCGGGGTCGCGCTCAGCCAGGCCTTCCGCACGGTCGGCGCCATCATGGCGAGCCCGCTGCAGACCGACTTCAAGCTCTCCGCCCAGGCCCTCGGGATTTTCTCGGGGGCTTTTCATTTCGCCTTCGGCGCGATGCAGCTCTTCATGGGCATCGGCATCGACCTGCACGGCGTGCGCCGCACGGTGCTCGTGGCTTTTCCGATCGCCATCGCGGGCGCGTTGCTGTCGGCGGTGTCGTCCAGCTACCTTGTGCTGGTCGCGGGGCAGGCGCTGATCGGCGTGGGCTGCGCGCCGGCCTTTCTGGTGTGCACCGTGTTCATCGCGCGGCACTTTCCGGCGGCGCGCTTCGCCACCGTGTCGGGCATGGTGCTGGCCATCGGCGGCATCGGCATGCTGGCCACCGGCACGCCGCTCGCGTGGCTGGTAGAGGCGTATTCGTGGCGCGCGGGGTTCCTCGTGCTGGCCGTGGCCGCGGCGCTCGCCTGGCTCGCGATCTGGTACTGGGTGCACGAACCAGCATCGGCCGTGCCGCAGGTGAAAGAGTCGATTCCCGAGGCGATCCGCCAGTTCGGCGCGCTGTTCGCGATGCCGCACACGCTGGGCATCATGGTGCTCGGCGCGGTCACGTATGCGGCCTTCATCTCGCTGCGCGGCCTCTGGCTGGGGCCGCTGATGATGGAGCGCCACGGCTACTCGCTCGTGCAGAGCGGCAACGTGGCGCTGGCCGTGTCGGTGATCTCGCTCGTCGGTGCGCCGCTCTTCGGGCGGCTGGACCGCGACGGCGCCGCGCGCCGCCGCTGGATCGTGATCTGCGGATTGATCTACGCCGCGCTCTTCGCGCTCATCGCGGTGCTGCACTCGGCCTGGCTCGACATCTTCGGCATGGTGCTGATCGGCGTGCTCTCGGGCTTCATCGTGTGGCAGTACGCCGACGTGCGCGTGGCCTACCCGGTCACGCTCACCGGACGCGCGATGGCCGTCTTCACGATGGCGATGTTCCTCGGCGTTGCGCTGATGCAGTGGGGCACAGGTGTCGCGGCATCCATTGCCGCGGCGCATGGCGGCGATCCGCTCACGGCCGTGCTGGCCACCATCGCCACGCTGCTGGTGATCGGCATCGCGGCCTTCGCGTGGTTGCCCGCGCCGAAGGCCGTGTCCTTCAGATCTTGAAGGCGCGTTGGATATCCGGCCGCACGAGGTCGGCGTATTCGCGGTGCTTGCGGATGTAGCCCGCGATGAACTGGCACACCGGAATCACATGCAGCCCCTTCGTGCGCGCCTCGCCGAGCACGTGCTTCGCAATGCCCGAGCCCACGCCCTTGCCTTCGAATTCGGGCAGCACCTCGGTGTGCGTGAACATGATCGCGTCGGTCAGGAGGTTGTATTCGGCGTAGCCCGCGAGCTTGCCGTCGATGGCGGCTTCATAGCGATGGGCCGCTTCGTTGGAGGCGAAGACGATGTTGTTGTTGCTCATGAGGGTTGGCTCGAAAGAAATTTGGAAAGATTGCCGGCGGCGGTGGCGCGCACTTTCTTGCGCAGCATCGGCGTCCAGCCCAGCAAGAGGCCCGGCGTGCCGAGCGCCTGGCGCGACCAGGTCCAGAACGGGAAGGTGTCGCGGTGCGTGGCGATCAACCCCTCGGGCGTGAAGGTGAAGCGCGCGTCGATGCTGTTGTCCACCAGCCGGCCGGTGGCGCTGAAGCGGTAGTGCGCGTCCCAGTGGGCGCTGCCGGTGGTGTCGTCGGCCTGCACGTCGCGAAAGGTCATGCGCCACACGTCCGCGCCCTTGGCCTTGGTGGCGTTGGCCAGCATGCGCCACATGCCGCCCACCTCGCGCCGCCCACGCAGGGAAAAGGCCTCGTCGTCGAACACCGCATCGGGCGCGTAGCAGGCCTCCATGGTGGCGGCGTCGAGCTTGGCGAAGGCGCTGTAGAAGCGCTCGATGGTCTGGGCATTGGTGGCTGCTGTCATGAGGCCTCTTGGAGTTATCGGGGGAGATTCGAGGGAGAAGTCAGATCGACGCCGGGATGTTGCGCGCGAGGAAATCATAGACCGCGCGGATGCGCCGGTCGGTGCGGATCTCCCGGTGCACCGCGAGCCACACCGGCAGCGAAGGGATCTTCAATTGCGGCAGCACGCGCTGCACCTGGCTGTCGGTGCGCGCGAGCGATTCGCTCACGAAGCCGATGCCCATGCCCTGGCGCAGCGCCTCCCAGTAGGCGCCCATGTCGTCGGTGCGAAAGCAGAAGTCCTCGCGCTGCAGCGGCGTGCCCAGCTGCGCGGACATGCGGATGATGGTGTCGATGCGGTCGTAGCCCAGCACGTCGTGCCGCAGCAGCTCGGCCGTCTGGCGCGGCGTGCCGCGGCGGCGCAGGTAGTCGACGTGCGCGAAGGCGCCGAGCGCGAACCGTCCGATGCGCCGTGCCACCACCGTGGCCGTGGTGGGCTGCGTCATGCGGATCGCGATGTCGGCCTCGCGCCGCAGGAGGTTGCTGATCTCGTTGGTCGAGACCAGCTCGACCTGGATCTCCGGCAGCTCCTGCCGCATCCGCACCAGCAGCGCAGGCAGCATCTGGCGCGCCGTGGCCTGGCTCGCCGAGATGCGCACCGTGCCCGCGGTGGCGGCATTGGCGCCCGACACGCTGCGCGACAGCGAGACCGCGCCGCTTTCCATGGCCCGCGCCGATTCGGCCAGCCGCGCGGCCATGGCCGTGGGGCGCAGGCCCCGGCCGGTGCGCTCGAACAACACCACGCCCAGTTGGGTTTCGAGCTCGGCGATGTGCCGGCCCAGCGTCGGCTGGCTCGAACCCAGAGCGCGCGACGCAGCCAGCAGGCTGCCGTGGTCGAGCGCGGCGAGGAAGGCGCGCACCAGTCGCCAGTCGAAATCGAGGTTGCTGTCGAGGCCCACGTATTCAGTTCCGCATAGCAGGTATCAAAAGTTGACGCATTGTGAATTGAAAGGCGACTTTCGATAATGCGGGCAATGGACGAACGAAGAAATTTTGTCCGGCTGCTGGGAGGCGGTGTGGTGGTGGCGGCAGGCGCGGTTGCTCTGGCGACCTGGTGGCTGCACTCCGACATCCCGGCGGCCGCGCTCGAGATATGGAACGGCCCCGGCAACGAGCCCGATGCGCGCAAGCGCGCGGTGGCCTACGCGGTCACCGCGCCCACCGCGTACAACTGCCAGCCGTGGCTGGTGGACCTGCGCGAGCCCGAGGCCATCGTTCTCTACTGCGACCGCGAGCGCTTGCTGCCCGAGACCGATCCGTACGGCCGTCAGGCCCTCATCGGCCATGGGGCCTTCATCGAGCTGCTGGTGATGGCGCTGGCGCAGCAGGGCATCCTGGCCAGCGTGCAGCTGTGGCCCCAGGGCGAGCTGCCGAGCGAGCCGCGGCACTGGCCGCACATTCCGGTGGCGCGGCTGCGGCTGTCGAGCGGCGGCGCGCCCGATCCGCTCTTTGCGCAGGTGCTCAGGCGCCGCACGCCGAAGCAGCGTTTCGACACCGGCCGGCCGGTGTCGTCCGACATGCTGCAGGGGCTCACCGCCATCGCGCCCGCGGGCGGCACGGTACAGGCCGACGGCACGGTCGACATGGCCCGCGTGCGGGTGCTGCGCAAGCTCTGCGCGGCGGCTGCGCGCGTGGAGATCGCCACGCCCGGCACGGCCCTGGAGAACCTGCGGATGCTGCGCGTCGGGCCGCAGGAGATCCTGGAGCACCGCGACGGCTTCTCGCGCAACGACCCGGCGCTGCGCCTTGCGATCGCGCTGGGGCAGTTCGACCGCAACGTGCCCGCGGCGGAGGACAGCGAATCGTTCAAGGAGACCCTCCAGGTGTTCGAGGACCAGGCCAACACGGCGATGGGCTTTGTCTGGCTCAGCACGCGCGGCAACAGCCGCACCGACCAGATCGCCGCGGGCCGCGCCTATGTGCGCCAGCAACTGCGCGCCACCGACCTCGGCGTGGGCCTGCACCCGATGAGCCAGCCGCTGGAGGAGTTCGCGGAGATGGCGCCGCACCACGCGGCGGCGCACGACCTGCTGCTGGGCACGGAGCCGCCGCGCAACGCGCGCAGCCCGACGCTGCAGATGATGTGCCGGCTTGGCTACCCGATGGCGCCGGTGCCCGCCGCGCCGCGCCGGGCCATCGGCGACTTCATGATGGCTTGAAGGCGCCGCGGGGCTTACTCGCCCAGCAGTTCCACCAGCGTCTGCAGCGCGTAGTGCACCGTGGCCGCGCGCACCGTGGCGCGGTCGCCGTCGAAGCGGCGGCGCTCGGTGCGCAACTGCCCGTCGACCGACCAGCCGAACCACACCGTGCCGACCGGCTTCTCGGGCGTGCCGCCCGTGGGGCCCGCGATGCCGGTCACCGCGATGGCCGCACGGGATGGGGTCGAGCGTGCGATGGCACCGACGGCCATGGCGCGCGCCACCGGCTCGCTGACCGCGCCGTGGGCATCGATCAACGCCGCATCTACGCCCAGCACCTCGGTCTTCGCCGCGTTGGAATACGTGATGAAGCCGCGCTCGAACCATGCGCTGGAGCCGGCCAGCTCGGTGCAGGCCGCGGCGATCAGGCCGCCGGTGCAGCTCTCGGCGGTGGACAGCAGCCAGCCTTTTTTCAGCAGCCGTTCGGCCACGGCCACAACGAGCGCGGGGGTGTCCTGGTCGGGGAGCGACGACAAGGTCGAAGAAGAATCCATGGGGTTCACCATGCGCGCCAGAGCGCAATGACCAGCAGCGTGCAGAAGGCCGCCACCAGGTCGTCGAGGATGATGCCGAAGCCCGCGCGCCACCAGCGCACCTGGGCGGCGTCGCGCTGCTTGAACAGCGCATCGGCCCAGGCGACCGGGCCGGGCTTGGCGGCATCGAAGAAGCGGAACAGGCCGAAGGCGATGGCCTGCGCGAAGAGGCCCGCCGGCGTGACGAGCCAGAGCACGATCCAGAAGGCGATGACCTCGTCCCACACGATGGCGCCGGGGTCGGCGATGTTCATGTCGCGCGCCGTCACCGTGCAGGCCCACCAGCCGATCGGGAGCGACGCCAGGATGATCCAGCCGATGGTGGCCGGCGTGAACCACAACTGCATCACCACGAAGGCGACCCAGGCCCAGAGCGTGCCCACGGTGCCCGGCGCGAAGCGCGGCAGGCCCGAGCCGAAGCCCAGTGCGATGGCATGCGCCGGGTGCCCGAACAAAAAGCCCAGGGTGGGGCGGCGGATCGAGGGTTGCGGCATGGCGCCGGAAGCGGAGGCGTTGGAAGAAGAAGGGGAAGCGGCT
This region of Variovorax sp. RKNM96 genomic DNA includes:
- a CDS encoding phosphatidylglycerophosphatase A; the encoded protein is MPQPSIRRPTLGFLFGHPAHAIALGFGSGLPRFAPGTVGTLWAWVAFVVMQLWFTPATIGWIILASLPIGWWACTVTARDMNIADPGAIVWDEVIAFWIVLWLVTPAGLFAQAIAFGLFRFFDAAKPGPVAWADALFKQRDAAQVRWWRAGFGIILDDLVAAFCTLLVIALWRAW
- a CDS encoding UPF0149 family protein, with the translated sequence MTTSPDTPQTPTPPAQEPLGPDDFDALDTALDAMREHDEEIPQWEFCEGFMAALICTRRPIEPTEYWPVLLGDNFVPAQHMEFVWNWKRRWREIEEGLDAPVETLDDERSWQPEVLDTRGAIASLPEEERAEVAGEEIPSFAQVWALGFMYAVENWPEDWATPRDKDAAQMLDDALDNIVALTEDDTAKPTLSMYSDDAPPSVSQQRLDDFGAAIWAVYDLRQLWKSLGPKVETIRKEATPGRNDPCPCGSGKKYKKCHGAA
- a CDS encoding FMN-binding glutamate synthase family protein; amino-acid sequence: MPTIIPFPARYSAFALCVVGLVACLAFVLVSPHLWLAWIGVVVFAVLTGTGIHDLRQARHAILRNYPVIGHLRFLLEFIRPEMRQYFIESDSEAAPFSRAQRSLVYQRAKGDPDNRPFGTQLNVTIAGYEWINHSMQPTKLANHDFRIVIGGTPQPADANPAQVCTQPYSASVFNISAMSFGALSANAILALNQGAKMGGFAHDTGEGSISQHHRVHGGDLIWEIGSGYFGCRNDDGTFNAERFTANARDPQVKMIEIKLSQGAKPGHGGVLPAPKVTPEIAAARGVPVGVDCISPSSHSAFSTPTEMMHFVAKLRELSGGKPTGFKFCLGHPWEWFGIVKAMQATGITPDFIVVDGAEGGTGAAPVEFSDHVGAPLQEGLLLVHNTLIGVNLRHRIKIGCAAKVITAFDVARMMALGADWCNAARGFMMALGCIQAQSCHTGHCPTGVTTQDPLRQQALVVPTKADRVRNFHRSTLHALQELVQAAGLDHPQQITAHHIVRRISDTEVRLLSNLVMQVQPGALLGPLDAQHNVFRTYWPLASAESFQPVTQGPYGLVPGFAMAA
- a CDS encoding MFS transporter, coding for MVLALCAGVALSQAFRTVGAIMASPLQTDFKLSAQALGIFSGAFHFAFGAMQLFMGIGIDLHGVRRTVLVAFPIAIAGALLSAVSSSYLVLVAGQALIGVGCAPAFLVCTVFIARHFPAARFATVSGMVLAIGGIGMLATGTPLAWLVEAYSWRAGFLVLAVAAALAWLAIWYWVHEPASAVPQVKESIPEAIRQFGALFAMPHTLGIMVLGAVTYAAFISLRGLWLGPLMMERHGYSLVQSGNVALAVSVISLVGAPLFGRLDRDGAARRRWIVICGLIYAALFALIAVLHSAWLDIFGMVLIGVLSGFIVWQYADVRVAYPVTLTGRAMAVFTMAMFLGVALMQWGTGVAASIAAAHGGDPLTAVLATIATLLVIGIAAFAWLPAPKAVSFRS
- a CDS encoding GNAT family N-acetyltransferase; the encoded protein is MSNNNIVFASNEAAHRYEAAIDGKLAGYAEYNLLTDAIMFTHTEVLPEFEGKGVGSGIAKHVLGEARTKGLHVIPVCQFIAGYIRKHREYADLVRPDIQRAFKI
- a CDS encoding CinA family protein, coding for MDSSSTLSSLPDQDTPALVVAVAERLLKKGWLLSTAESCTGGLIAAACTELAGSSAWFERGFITYSNAAKTEVLGVDAALIDAHGAVSEPVARAMAVGAIARSTPSRAAIAVTGIAGPTGGTPEKPVGTVWFGWSVDGQLRTERRRFDGDRATVRAATVHYALQTLVELLGE
- a CDS encoding twin-arginine translocation pathway signal protein, coding for MDERRNFVRLLGGGVVVAAGAVALATWWLHSDIPAAALEIWNGPGNEPDARKRAVAYAVTAPTAYNCQPWLVDLREPEAIVLYCDRERLLPETDPYGRQALIGHGAFIELLVMALAQQGILASVQLWPQGELPSEPRHWPHIPVARLRLSSGGAPDPLFAQVLRRRTPKQRFDTGRPVSSDMLQGLTAIAPAGGTVQADGTVDMARVRVLRKLCAAAARVEIATPGTALENLRMLRVGPQEILEHRDGFSRNDPALRLAIALGQFDRNVPAAEDSESFKETLQVFEDQANTAMGFVWLSTRGNSRTDQIAAGRAYVRQQLRATDLGVGLHPMSQPLEEFAEMAPHHAAAHDLLLGTEPPRNARSPTLQMMCRLGYPMAPVPAAPRRAIGDFMMA
- a CDS encoding nuclear transport factor 2 family protein; the encoded protein is MTAATNAQTIERFYSAFAKLDAATMEACYAPDAVFDDEAFSLRGRREVGGMWRMLANATKAKGADVWRMTFRDVQADDTTGSAHWDAHYRFSATGRLVDNSIDARFTFTPEGLIATHRDTFPFWTWSRQALGTPGLLLGWTPMLRKKVRATAAGNLSKFLSSQPS
- a CDS encoding LysR family transcriptional regulator is translated as MGLDSNLDFDWRLVRAFLAALDHGSLLAASRALGSSQPTLGRHIAELETQLGVVLFERTGRGLRPTAMAARLAESARAMESGAVSLSRSVSGANAATAGTVRISASQATARQMLPALLVRMRQELPEIQVELVSTNEISNLLRREADIAIRMTQPTTATVVARRIGRFALGAFAHVDYLRRRGTPRQTAELLRHDVLGYDRIDTIIRMSAQLGTPLQREDFCFRTDDMGAYWEALRQGMGIGFVSESLARTDSQVQRVLPQLKIPSLPVWLAVHREIRTDRRIRAVYDFLARNIPASI